From Cannabis sativa cultivar Pink pepper isolate KNU-18-1 chromosome 8, ASM2916894v1, whole genome shotgun sequence, a single genomic window includes:
- the LOC115699172 gene encoding dihydrolipoyllysine-residue acetyltransferase component 4 of pyruvate dehydrogenase complex, chloroplastic, which translates to MASPFLAKPTTAPISFSSSVSTSLPWRFSTPSSSAAFPVKSRRRIFTVKSKIREIFMPALSSTMTEGKIVSWIKSEGDVLSKGESVVVVESDKADMDVETFYDGILAAIVVGEGETAPVGAPIGLLAETDEEIAEAKAKAASKSGSSSAAAATTSASDSPSSPPPASSPAPIAQSSPPPPLPSDGPRRIVATPYAKKLAKQYKVDIKSVVGSGPFGRITSEDVEAAAGVTPSKSSVAAAPAPVAATPPKGAPSSGSASLPPPLPGSTIVPFTTMQAAVAKNMIESLSVPTFRVGYPVTTDALDALYEKVKPKGVTMTALLAKAAAMALAQHPIVNASCKDGKSFTYNSNINIAVAVAINGGLITPVLQDADKMDLYQLSRKWKELVEKARSKQLQPNEYNSGTFTLSNLGMFGVDRFDAILPPGQGAIMAVGASKPTVIADAEGYFSVKSKMLVNVTADHRIIYGADLAAFLQTFSKIIQNPDSLTL; encoded by the exons ATGGCTTCTCCATTCCTTGCTAAGCCAACAACTGCACCcatttctttctcttcctctgtCTCCACCTCCCTCCCATGGCGCTTCTCCACTCCATCCTCTTCCGCCGCATTTCCTGTCAAATCCCGCAGGAGGATCTTCACCGTCAAATCCAAGATCAGGGAGATCTTCATGCCTGCCCTCAGCTCCACCATGACAGAGGGCAAGATTGTTTCCTGGATTAAGTCCGAGGGTGATGTTCTCTCCAAGGGCGAGAGTGTTGTCGTCGTTGAGTCAGACAAAGCTGATATGGATGTTGAGACCTTCTACGATGGAATTCTGGCAGCGATTGTCGTTGGCGAAGGTGAGACTGCCCCGGTTGGAGCTCCGATCGGGTTGTTGGCTGAGACTGATGAAGAAATCGCCGAGGCTAAGGCGAAAGCAGCATCGAAATCCGGTTCTTCCTCTGCTGCTGCTGCTACAACTTCCGCCTCTGATTCGCCCTCTTCTCCACCTCCGGCTTCGAGTCCTGCTCCAATTGCTCAGTCTTCGCCTCCTCCTCCGCTTCCTTCTGATGGGCCCAGGAGGATTGTGGCCACGCCTTATGCGAAGAAGCTAGCTAAGCAGTATAAGGTGGATATTAAATCGGTAGTGGGCTCTGGTCCATTTGGGCGCATTACGTCCGAGGATGTGGAGGCAGCGGCTGGAGTTACACCTTCAAAGAGTTCTGTTGCTGCAGCGCCTGCTCCGGTGGCTGCCACTCCTCCCAAAGGTGCTCCTTCTTCTGGTTCTGCTTCTTTGCCTCCTCCGCTTCCGGGCTCTACAATCGTGCCATTTACTACAATGCAAGCTGCCGTTGCAAAGAACATGATAGAGAGTCTCTCTGTGCCGACTTTCCGAGTTGGATatcctgtgacaactgatgcaCTCGACGCGCTGTATGAAAAG GTGAAACCAAAGGGTGTGACCATGACTGCCTTGTTGGCTAAGGCTGCTGCTATGGCTCTTGCTCAACATCCAATTGTGAATGCGTCGTGCAAAGATGGGAAAAGCTTTACATATAATAGTAACATAAACATTGCAGTTGCTGTGGCAATCAATGGTGGCCTTATAACCCCTGTTCTTCAGGATGCTGATAAG ATGGATCTGTACCAGCTATCTAGAAAATGGAAAGAGCTAGTTGAGAAAGCCCGTTCCAAGCAGTTGCAACCTAATGAATATAATTCAG GAACTTTCACTTTATCCAATTTGGGCATGTTTGGAGTGGACAGATTTGATGCTATACTTCCTCCAGGCCAG GGGGCTATCATGGCTGTTGGAGCTTCTAAGCCAACAGTTATCGCCGATGCAGAAGGATACTTCAGTGTAAAGAGTAAAATGCTG GTGAATGTAACAGCCGATCATCGGATTATTTACGGTGCTGATTTGGCTGCCTTCCTTCAGACCTTTTCAAAGATCATTCAGAACCCAGACAGTCTCACATTGTAG